The DNA sequence TTCAGTGACACATCCACAGGCTTCGGAGAAGAtaatgagggacatcaaagagGTCAATGAAGACGCCTTTAAACACTTGATTGGTATTCCTCCAAGGTATGACATACTGAATACTTATAGTATTTTTATTGCatgattaaaaagtaattatttgtttatgtgATACTAGGTTTTAGTCACGGTCTAGATTCACTGTAAGAGCCTAGTGTGACACCTTGAGGCATTCAACAGTGTGATAGTGAAGACTGAACTAAGCCAATCATAAGTATGCTGGAGGACATTCGTGTTTATATCATGAAGAGATAGGCCACAAACAGATCTAAGGTGAAATCCTTTAAAGGTTCAGTTTGTCCCAGAATTGTTGACAGGCTTAAGAAGGAATCAAGCTTAACAAGACACTAGATACCAAGGTAtgacattaatatatatttatgtcaGCAACACAATCAGATTGTGATTTGGTGTTTACATTTCTGTTGTATTACACACAGATGGTCAGCTGAGAAGTTGTTTGAAGTGAGGCATGCTTTAAATCTAGGGGAACAATTTGTGATGAATATTGACAAGATGGAGTACACATGCAGGAAATGGAGCATAAGTGGACTTCCTTGTTGCCACGCACTTTCTgccatgaaatttttgaatCTGAAAGGAGAGGATTTCATAGCCCATTGGTTCAGGAAGTCAACCTCTAAGGAGACGTATAATTCAGTAATTTTCCCTATTAATGGTCAAGAGGTGTGGGAGGTTACTGCATATCCTGATGTCCTGCCACCAACCAAAAGAATTATGACTGGAAGGcctaaaaagaaaagaagattggAACCTTGGGAGCTGAAAAGGGATGACACCACATTACAAAAAGGAGGAATTCGCAAAAGGTGTGCTGTGTGCAGGGAAATTGGTCACAACAGAACTGCTTGTCCTAAAAAACTTGGGCCACCACCAAGTCAATCAACTGTGCCAGTAACAGCATCAGGCCCATCACAGCAACAACACCCAGCACAAGAAACTGGACTATCACAACAACAGCACCCAACACAACAAATTGACCCATCACAACAACAACACCTAACATAGCAAAGTGGCCCATCACAACAACCGCACCCAACATAGCAATTTGGCCCAGGAAGAGCATCAGGCCCATCACAGCAAACTGGCCCACCAACAGCATCAGCCCCATCACAGCACACTGGTCCAGCAGCTCAATCAGCACCATCACAACACACTGCTCCAGCAGCACCATCAGCCCATTCAAAGCAAACTGGTTCTGCAGCCAATCAGTCCCAACCATCTCAAGGTCAATCTCAACGTGCATCAAGCAACCAATTTGTCCAACCAATGAGGAACAAACTCCAGGCTAGAAGGGGACGTGTTTGGAAGCCCTAATGATTTGTATTAAACAGATTCAATCTACTTTATAGTTGCTATGGATACTTTTGTTAATTTAAGACTCCTAGTTATGTCGTCTTTTTGGGTATTTGATAGGAATAGACATTGTCTTTTTGGGGCAGTCCACTTTA is a window from the Vigna unguiculata cultivar IT97K-499-35 chromosome 7, ASM411807v1, whole genome shotgun sequence genome containing:
- the LOC114191144 gene encoding uncharacterized protein LOC114191144, producing MDGCFLKGKYGGELLIAIGRDGNEQILPLAYAVVEVENKDSWKWFLELLINDLGGDSICASCTFISDQQKAASVTHPQASEKIMRDIKEVNEDAFKHLIGIPPRWSAEKLFEVRHALNLGEQFVMNIDKMEYTCRKWSISGLPCCHALSAMKFLNLKGEDFIAHWFRKSTSKETYNSVIFPINGQEVWEVTAYPDVLPPTKRIMTGRPKKKRRLEPWELKRDDTTLQKGGIRKRCAVCREIGHNRTACPKKLGPPPSQSTVPVTASGPSQQQHPAQETGLSQQQHPTQQIDPSQQQHLT